AGGCTGGTGATCAGCCCGTCGGCGGTGGCCTCGTTCTCCTCGGCCATCACCGTGACACCCCACAGCGTGCCGCCCGCCATCCGCTTCTTGAAGTCCAGGCCGGGGACGCCCAGCCAGCCGGACCAGTAGTCGAGATAGCGCTTGGTGTTCGCGGAGACCGTGTACCAGTACAGGGGCGAGGCGATCACGATGTCGGTGGCCTCCAGGGTGAGCCGGCGCAGCTCCTCTTCGCGCTCGGTCACGGGCCAGGTCCCGTCCTCGTGCCGGCCGTCCTGGAAGTCGGGCAGCGGGTCCTGCGCGAGGTCCACCCAGCGCTGCGGAACGCCGGCGGGCAGCTGCTCGGCCGCGGCCCGGGCGAGTATTTCGGTGTTGCCGTCCGGGCGCGAGCTGCCGAGGACGAAGAGGAAGGAGCGGTCGGCGTCGGTAAGTCTGTCGGTCGTCATGTGGCATGCAACTTCCGCTGTTTGCGGAGCCATTCCGTCCGCGTGCGGGCGGCCGGGCCGGGCGAAATCCCCTCGACGGCGGGACCGGCTGCCGGGGACCATGACGGCCGGACGGATCGAGGGGACGGAACGGGCATGTCCGCAGCACGGCAACAGGACGAGGACCACTGGGATGCGCTACCGGCGGGGATTCGCGCGCAGGTCGACGGGTACGTCCTCCAGGACTCTCTTCTGCCGGCCGTCAAGCTCGTGTGGGACGCCGGGCGCGCCCACGGCATCGGCCTGCACGAGGCCGAGATGGTGGTCCACGAGCGGTACGTCTTCCACGGCGACCGGATCGCCCGTACCCCCGAGAGTCCGCTGGACCTGGAGTCCCTGACCGTCCTCACGAGCGGCCTGCCGGGACGGGTGGCGGCGATCGAGGCCGTCTGGGACGGGGACACGGTCCACGGCTGGTTCGTGAACCTCCTGGCGATCACCGACGACCCCGCCGGGGAACGGCACCTGGCCACCGTCCACAACCGCCGGGACCGCGACCCGGCCGAGGCCGCCACCGAGGCGGGCCGCGCCCTGGCGGACCACCTCGCCGTGCCGTTCCACTTCCCCGACCCGGACGACCCGGGCTACGACGCCCCACGATGGCGGCCCTGAGAGGACCGACCCCGTGCCCGGACAGCGCAGGCGCAAGCAGAGGCGGCAGCGGCACGACGAGCGGCACCGGCCGGAGAACGTCCCCGGCCGGTGGGAGCCGCTGTTCGAGTCGCAGGAGCATGCGGAGTTGCGGGACTTCCTACGCAGCCTCCGGGCCGCCGGCACCGTCGCCGACCCGGCGCACATCCGGATCGACACGTTCTGCGGCCGCCTCAACCACCCGACGGCCTACCGGGTGAGCGTCTACGTCCCCGACCCGGCCGCCTGATCGAGCGTCACGTGCGGTGCATGCCCGCCGGCCACCGGCCGGCGCCCGGCGTGCGGCGTGCGGCTCCCGTACCTGCGGCGGAACCGGGCCGGGGTCAGCCGACCT
This DNA window, taken from Streptomyces sp. TN58, encodes the following:
- a CDS encoding flavodoxin family protein, translated to MTTDRLTDADRSFLFVLGSSRPDGNTEILARAAAEQLPAGVPQRWVDLAQDPLPDFQDGRHEDGTWPVTEREEELRRLTLEATDIVIASPLYWYTVSANTKRYLDYWSGWLGVPGLDFKKRMAGGTLWGVTVMAEENEATADGLITSLNNTAAYLGMRFGGVLLGNGSRPGQVRDDERALTRAKTFFEREAPLARFPGEEETGER